From a single Spirochaetota bacterium genomic region:
- a CDS encoding transglycosylase SLT domain-containing protein, which translates to MKFAIFSVRTRKNRSSADRMSLAFPARLFSIVAAAAFVLSIVACESDEYAEGLTAYRAGSYELAYRKFSLCAALDPESPIADYYLYYAARSALKTLRYDDARVLTGSLLAAHPNSLLRSKARQYTVLADFLYRGAPTNELLKLGEAWIIRFVGNAAVTESIAMTNTDIARSLCTQLIETYADSDAAAVFHDRFAKDSAVRYPTNFSIRMVRGLLEAGNYAAVTRYAASLTNVPSCAEEALYSLALAYDKQGREESAERLYSRYIADHTVRREQAARNLIEVYRSLGKHDKAAEAITDHLSRYPKSASASYLYRRLVLAYLAKKEKAKAHEVLRSGLSRYPKDDHMNMSVRNYLRTMYEGADTNETMWALRELKKVHAGGDRYDYYLSWARWVHKKFGETNEMKAAVSATLHTSKNPFLIVEALSDADDNMLASVARSNAAAFADARAYRAVTNNKRMLDALNRVQFIDTARTDLPSPDLLRARDMASLAINEHPFVRALTMPMSDASIVSNAVHLSPDRARKAFILSSYGDHENAENEIVAMRKAYPSSATVIRALMLISSNAGSYGALFRYTGTIGDHFGYPYRSNPYLLPAVLRRFMYPEYYQASVESEAQQNGIENAFVYALIRGESAFDANCVSWANAYGLMQLLYSTASSANRERGRRRIESVELTDPEHNIILGTMHLKSLLASYNGDYFFTLAAYNAGGGNVKRWRSLPGRSNPYLFTRLIDYPETEYYIEKIMRNCHHYRLLAAEEQIHQ; encoded by the coding sequence ATGAAATTCGCGATATTCTCCGTGCGTACAAGGAAAAATCGATCAAGCGCTGACAGGATGTCCTTAGCATTTCCGGCAAGGCTGTTCTCCATCGTCGCGGCAGCCGCGTTCGTCCTATCCATTGTCGCATGCGAAAGCGATGAATACGCCGAGGGGCTGACCGCATATCGGGCCGGTTCCTATGAGCTTGCATATCGGAAATTCAGTCTCTGCGCTGCTCTTGACCCCGAAAGCCCCATCGCCGATTATTATCTGTACTATGCCGCGCGAAGCGCATTGAAAACGCTCAGATACGATGACGCCAGGGTGCTTACCGGTTCTCTGCTCGCGGCCCATCCGAACTCGCTGCTTCGAAGCAAGGCGAGGCAATATACGGTGCTTGCCGATTTTCTTTATCGCGGTGCACCTACCAATGAGCTCCTGAAGCTTGGAGAGGCGTGGATCATTCGTTTTGTCGGGAACGCAGCGGTCACGGAATCGATCGCAATGACCAATACGGATATCGCGCGGTCGCTCTGCACTCAACTTATCGAGACCTATGCGGACAGCGATGCGGCAGCTGTTTTTCACGACCGATTCGCCAAGGATTCTGCGGTCCGGTACCCGACGAATTTCAGCATACGGATGGTCAGGGGCCTGCTTGAAGCCGGGAATTATGCGGCGGTAACACGCTATGCTGCATCGCTTACGAACGTTCCTTCCTGTGCGGAAGAGGCGCTGTATTCCCTTGCGCTCGCCTATGACAAGCAGGGGAGGGAAGAGAGCGCCGAGCGGCTGTACAGCAGATACATTGCGGATCATACAGTACGGCGGGAGCAGGCCGCGCGCAACCTCATCGAGGTGTATCGTTCGCTTGGGAAGCATGATAAGGCGGCGGAAGCGATAACGGACCATCTCTCCCGATATCCGAAAAGCGCATCGGCGAGCTATCTCTACCGGAGGCTCGTGCTCGCGTATCTGGCGAAAAAGGAAAAGGCAAAGGCGCATGAGGTGCTTCGTTCGGGACTTTCGCGGTACCCGAAAGACGATCACATGAATATGTCGGTGCGTAATTATCTGCGGACGATGTATGAAGGCGCGGACACCAATGAAACGATGTGGGCGCTCAGGGAATTGAAGAAGGTACATGCGGGCGGCGACCGGTATGATTACTATCTTTCCTGGGCGCGATGGGTACACAAAAAATTCGGTGAAACGAACGAAATGAAGGCTGCCGTCTCGGCGACGCTCCATACGAGCAAGAACCCGTTCCTTATCGTCGAGGCGCTTTCCGATGCCGATGACAATATGCTTGCATCGGTCGCGCGGAGCAATGCGGCGGCGTTCGCTGATGCACGGGCATATCGTGCGGTGACCAATAATAAAAGGATGCTCGATGCGCTTAACCGCGTGCAGTTCATCGATACCGCGCGTACCGATCTGCCGTCGCCGGACCTGCTCCGTGCGCGGGACATGGCCTCACTTGCCATCAACGAGCACCCGTTCGTTCGGGCGCTCACCATGCCGATGAGCGACGCATCGATCGTGAGCAATGCGGTGCATCTCTCCCCGGACCGAGCGCGTAAGGCGTTCATCCTTTCATCATATGGAGATCATGAGAACGCGGAGAATGAGATCGTTGCGATGAGGAAAGCGTATCCTTCATCGGCGACGGTGATACGTGCGCTCATGCTCATAAGTTCGAATGCGGGGAGTTACGGGGCATTGTTCAGATATACCGGAACGATCGGGGATCACTTCGGTTATCCCTACCGCTCGAATCCCTATCTGCTCCCGGCGGTACTCCGGCGTTTCATGTATCCGGAGTATTATCAGGCTTCGGTGGAATCCGAGGCGCAGCAGAACGGGATCGAGAACGCGTTCGTCTATGCGCTCATACGCGGGGAGAGCGCGTTCGACGCGAACTGTGTTTCGTGGGCGAACGCTTACGGGCTCATGCAGCTCCTTTACAGCACAGCATCAAGCGCCAATCGTGAGCGGGGACGGCGGCGCATTGAATCGGTAGAGCTTACCGATCCGGAACATAATATCATCCTCGGGACGATGCATCTGAAGTCGCTGCTCGCATCGTATAATGGCGATTATTTCTTTACGCTCGCCGCGTATAATGCCGGCGGCGGGAACGTCAAGCGATGGCGATCGCTCCCCGGCAGATCGAACCCGTATCTTTTTACGCGCCTGATCGATTATCCGGAGACGGAATACTACATCGAGAAGATCATGCGCAACTGCCACCATTATCGGCTGCTCGCGGCGGAGGAACAAATTCATCAATAG
- a CDS encoding transcriptional regulator — protein sequence MSGIRPPKLDRVIHERARLLIMTYLASAQAKEIAFNELKNELSMSAGNLSIQMRTLERSGLITIRKEFRGAKPFTGISLTAAGRRALKDYLAEMDMLLGAIR from the coding sequence GTGAGCGGGATACGGCCTCCGAAACTCGACAGGGTCATCCATGAACGCGCGCGGCTCCTTATCATGACCTATCTCGCATCGGCACAAGCGAAGGAGATTGCGTTCAATGAGTTGAAGAACGAACTTTCCATGTCGGCAGGGAATCTTTCGATCCAGATGAGAACACTTGAGCGAAGCGGACTTATCACGATACGAAAGGAATTCCGCGGAGCGAAACCTTTTACCGGGATATCGCTCACGGCGGCGGGGAGAAGGGCGCTTAAGGATTATCTCGCAGAGATGGATATGCTGCTCGGGGCGATACGATGA
- a CDS encoding FtsX-like permease family protein — protein sequence MNTILIIALRNVTRQKRRVFITALTIAIGIAGFVVIDGMFAGWDGDSLRNTVTLTDGALSIATKAYDDERDSSPLSLGMPADTIRAYLAKDSRVAGATPRTVFRAEATDGERSIPIRGIVIDPERDPTVFALTNFIRGAYLTGSNRSSVLVGAKLARDLALSVGGTITVSARTRYESHNADDFPIAGIFETTNPALNEAVVMSYTLADDFLDLEGSVTELFVSLKHPPDKPFTELYPAVRALKIDLTNRYPSLTAATVEERNAAFVGLMAQKKKFSGIVILVVMLIAAVGIVNTVLMSVYERVREVGVLRALGFTPKEVVRMFVIEGFIVGTLGSIGGVILGILINLYLVNVGMDVTAMPGADKMASSLPVWGTMKSVWNAKAFVQSALFGMIIALIASIIPARRAGKITVTSALRFQ from the coding sequence ATGAACACCATTCTTATTATCGCGCTCCGCAATGTGACACGCCAGAAGCGGCGAGTGTTCATTACTGCACTGACCATCGCGATCGGCATCGCGGGGTTTGTCGTCATCGACGGCATGTTCGCCGGGTGGGACGGCGATTCGCTCAGGAACACGGTCACGCTCACCGACGGTGCTCTCTCCATAGCGACAAAGGCATACGATGACGAGCGCGATTCATCACCGCTCTCGCTCGGGATGCCTGCCGACACGATACGCGCATATCTTGCAAAGGACTCGCGTGTCGCAGGCGCTACCCCGCGAACTGTGTTCCGCGCCGAAGCGACAGACGGCGAACGATCGATACCGATTCGCGGCATCGTCATCGACCCGGAGCGCGACCCTACTGTATTTGCGCTCACGAATTTCATCCGCGGCGCGTATCTCACCGGCAGCAACCGATCATCGGTGCTTGTCGGGGCAAAGCTCGCACGTGACCTCGCGCTCTCCGTCGGCGGAACGATCACCGTGTCCGCGCGGACGCGATACGAGAGCCACAATGCCGATGACTTTCCGATCGCAGGCATTTTCGAGACGACCAACCCTGCGCTCAACGAAGCGGTCGTTATGAGCTATACGCTCGCCGACGACTTTCTCGACCTTGAAGGATCGGTCACCGAGCTCTTCGTGTCGCTCAAGCATCCGCCGGACAAGCCGTTCACGGAGCTGTATCCCGCCGTGCGCGCATTGAAGATCGATCTCACGAACCGATATCCATCGCTGACGGCAGCGACGGTCGAGGAACGCAATGCGGCTTTCGTGGGGCTCATGGCGCAGAAAAAAAAGTTCTCAGGCATCGTTATTCTCGTCGTCATGCTCATTGCCGCGGTGGGCATCGTGAACACGGTGCTCATGAGCGTCTACGAACGCGTACGCGAGGTCGGTGTGCTCCGCGCGCTCGGGTTCACGCCGAAAGAGGTCGTACGGATGTTCGTCATCGAGGGGTTCATCGTCGGCACGCTCGGCAGTATCGGCGGGGTCATACTCGGGATACTCATCAATCTCTATCTCGTCAATGTCGGCATGGATGTGACAGCAATGCCCGGTGCCGACAAGATGGCCTCATCGCTCCCGGTATGGGGGACGATGAAAAGCGTATGGAACGCAAAGGCCTTCGTGCAGAGCGCGCTCTTCGGGATGATCATTGCGCTTATTGCAAGCATTATACCGGCGCGAAGGGCGGGGAAGATAACCGTCACGAGTGCGCTTCGTTTCCAATAA
- a CDS encoding HAD family hydrolase yields MKHPALFLFDIDGTIVRTNGAGMRSYKRAFRRIFFSDSAVIEETVDFAGKTDRVIFDHLAHRNNIVPTENDWLSFLAEYGSLLAAEAKDISRWEICHGAEDVIHMLSERSYIGLLTGNVGIGARIKLSAIGLYGYFPVGGLADDGYSREEIAEAALLKCRIHYHIDFSPEHVWVIGDTVHDVRCAKHIGARSIAVATGGSSVDELRRSSPDIAIEHLGMLAIDEFVPPPRAADNGGSCA; encoded by the coding sequence ATGAAACATCCGGCACTTTTCCTCTTTGACATTGACGGCACCATAGTACGGACCAACGGCGCCGGCATGCGTTCCTATAAGCGCGCATTCAGGCGCATATTCTTCTCCGACAGTGCCGTCATCGAGGAAACGGTGGACTTCGCCGGCAAGACCGATCGTGTGATATTCGATCACCTTGCGCATCGCAACAATATCGTACCGACCGAGAACGACTGGCTGTCGTTCCTTGCCGAGTACGGATCGCTCCTTGCCGCGGAAGCAAAGGATATCTCCCGCTGGGAAATATGCCACGGCGCAGAGGATGTCATCCATATGCTCTCCGAGCGGTCGTACATCGGTCTTCTCACCGGGAACGTCGGTATCGGTGCGCGTATTAAACTGTCCGCTATCGGCCTGTATGGATATTTCCCTGTCGGCGGGCTCGCAGACGACGGATATTCGCGTGAAGAGATCGCCGAGGCGGCACTTTTAAAATGCCGCATTCATTATCATATCGATTTCTCGCCAGAACACGTATGGGTCATCGGTGATACGGTACACGACGTCCGCTGTGCGAAACACATCGGCGCTCGTTCCATCGCGGTCGCCACCGGCGGCTCATCCGTCGATGAATTACGGCGCTCATCACCGGACATCGCGATCGAGCATCTCGGAATGCTTGCTATTGATGAATTTGTTCCTCCGCCGCGAGCAGCCGATAATGGTGGCAGTTGCGCATGA
- a CDS encoding ABC transporter ATP-binding protein, giving the protein MSILEMTGIRKTYQKGASEVHALDNVNLSIEKGEFLAAIGPSGSGKTTLLNIVGCLDTPTSGEVVYNGQKLSAMKEDALAKYRKENIGFIFQSYNLIPVLTVKENIELPLVIMRTHSKKDIDSRCAELIDAVGLSGMEHRLPKEISGGQEQRVAIARALVKKPLLVLADEPTANLDSVTAEEIVSLMHAVNERFQTTFIFSTHDTLVMDHARRIVRLKDGRISSDDRK; this is encoded by the coding sequence ATGAGTATCCTCGAAATGACCGGCATTCGGAAGACCTATCAGAAGGGAGCGAGCGAGGTGCACGCCCTCGATAATGTGAACCTGTCGATCGAGAAAGGCGAATTCCTTGCTGCGATAGGGCCGTCGGGGAGCGGGAAGACGACGCTCCTCAATATCGTCGGCTGCCTCGATACGCCGACATCAGGAGAGGTGGTCTATAACGGGCAGAAGCTTTCCGCCATGAAAGAGGATGCGCTCGCGAAATACCGCAAAGAGAACATCGGCTTCATTTTTCAGTCGTACAATCTGATACCGGTGCTCACCGTGAAGGAGAACATAGAATTGCCGCTTGTCATCATGCGAACGCATTCGAAGAAGGATATCGATTCGCGATGCGCCGAACTTATCGATGCGGTGGGGCTTTCCGGGATGGAGCATCGGTTACCCAAGGAGATATCCGGCGGGCAGGAGCAGCGCGTTGCCATAGCGCGGGCGCTCGTGAAGAAGCCGCTCCTCGTGCTTGCCGATGAACCGACGGCGAACCTTGACAGCGTTACCGCCGAGGAGATCGTATCGCTCATGCATGCGGTGAACGAACGCTTTCAGACGACGTTCATATTCTCGACGCACGATACCCTCGTCATGGACCATGCGCGGCGTATCGTGCGGCTCAAGGACGGACGCATATCCTCGGATGACCGGAAATAG
- a CDS encoding DNA-formamidopyrimidine glycosylase family protein, with translation MPEYPDITVYVERLSARTRGTVLKTIQLRSFFLLRTVTPPLAAFHGRTVRSVARMGKRIVFDFSDDYFLVFHLMILGRLHWKESGTDVPKSALAGLAFTNGVLLLTEQGKEKRASLHAIHGADALSAIDPGGLEVLSSTLDEFRARIRSENHTLKRSLTNPTLFSGIGNAYSDEILHRARLSPVSLTRSLDDDAVARLYDAIRSVLAEWTERLRAEAGEGFPDKVTAFRPEMAVHGKYEKPCPACGTSVQRIRYASNETNYCPTCQTNGKLLADRALSRLLKSDWPSTVAELESRRRGR, from the coding sequence ATGCCGGAATATCCCGATATTACCGTCTATGTCGAACGCCTTTCCGCACGTACCCGCGGGACGGTGCTGAAGACGATACAGCTTCGCTCTTTCTTTCTGTTGCGAACGGTCACGCCGCCGCTCGCTGCATTTCACGGTCGAACCGTACGGTCGGTAGCGCGCATGGGGAAGCGCATCGTATTCGACTTCTCCGATGACTATTTTCTTGTTTTCCATCTCATGATACTCGGTAGGCTTCACTGGAAGGAAAGCGGGACCGACGTGCCGAAAAGCGCGCTTGCCGGTCTTGCATTCACGAACGGCGTTCTGCTGCTCACCGAGCAGGGGAAGGAGAAACGGGCATCGCTTCATGCGATACACGGCGCTGATGCGCTTTCCGCGATCGATCCCGGCGGTCTCGAGGTGCTTTCATCCACGCTCGACGAATTCCGTGCGCGCATTCGTTCTGAGAACCATACGCTCAAGCGTTCGCTTACCAATCCGACGCTCTTCTCGGGGATAGGCAATGCGTATTCCGATGAGATACTGCATCGCGCGCGTCTGTCGCCGGTATCGCTCACGAGATCGCTTGACGATGATGCTGTCGCCCGGCTCTATGACGCGATACGGTCCGTTCTAGCGGAATGGACAGAGCGCCTTCGCGCTGAAGCGGGGGAGGGGTTCCCCGACAAGGTTACGGCGTTCCGTCCGGAAATGGCCGTGCATGGAAAGTACGAAAAGCCGTGTCCGGCCTGCGGAACATCCGTGCAGCGGATACGCTATGCATCGAATGAGACGAATTACTGCCCGACATGTCAGACGAACGGGAAACTTCTTGCCGATCGCGCTCTTTCGCGGCTATTGAAAAGCGATTGGCCATCGACGGTCGCGGAACTAGAATCGCGGCGGCGCGGCAGGTAA